From a region of the Corallococcus coralloides DSM 2259 genome:
- a CDS encoding Crp/Fnr family transcriptional regulator — protein sequence MSYAQLLAEIPMFESLGREDLENMSSLLQPRRFARGEVIFHRGDVGTALFIIRRGQVAIRLSSSEGREITLALLDRGDAFGELSLLDGEMRSTDAMAREEAHLLTLQRDDFRRYLETRPQVSLALLANMSRLVRRTTQLVYDSAFLDARSRLVRVLLELAKTQGKQGPEGLVITPKLTQSELANLCGVTRESVNKWLRYYVREGMLSFEGGQIILLQPERLGQDAE from the coding sequence ATGTCCTACGCGCAGCTGCTGGCCGAAATCCCCATGTTCGAAAGCCTCGGCCGGGAGGACCTGGAGAACATGTCGTCGCTCCTCCAGCCCCGGCGCTTCGCGAGGGGGGAGGTCATCTTCCACCGGGGGGACGTGGGCACCGCGCTGTTCATCATCCGGCGCGGCCAGGTGGCCATCCGGCTCTCCTCCAGCGAGGGGCGCGAAATCACCCTGGCGCTGCTGGACCGGGGGGACGCCTTCGGTGAGCTGTCGCTGCTGGACGGCGAGATGCGCTCCACGGACGCGATGGCGCGCGAGGAGGCGCACCTCCTGACGCTCCAGCGCGACGACTTCCGGCGCTACCTGGAGACGCGGCCGCAGGTGAGCCTGGCGCTCCTGGCGAACATGAGCCGGCTGGTGCGGCGCACGACGCAGCTCGTGTACGACTCGGCGTTCCTGGATGCGCGAAGCCGGCTGGTGCGGGTGCTGCTGGAGCTGGCGAAGACGCAGGGGAAGCAGGGCCCCGAAGGGCTGGTCATCACCCCGAAGCTCACGCAGTCGGAGCTGGCCAACCTGTGCGGCGTCACCCGCGAGAGCGTCAACAAGTGGCTGCGCTACTACGTGCGCGAGGGGATGCTCAGCTTCGAGGGTGGACAGATCATCCTCCTCCAGCCGGAGCGGCTGGGCCAGGACGCCGAGTAG
- a CDS encoding protein kinase domain-containing protein yields MDTGRPLGGRYALERRIGGGGMGAIWRAVDLQLQRHVALKLIASDVVARTPEAHRHFEQEAQAVARLRHPHVVQVHDSGVDGGVPYIVMELLEGEDLETRLTQQGRLSPARVAALVTPVARALAAAHAAGLVHRDLKPANLFLAHVDGEEVVKVLDFGLARSLLPNGAPAQAEGLTGTLRYMSPEQLRADPDLDARADLWSLAVVLYRALTGQFPYGAESVGALLRGAFHPPAVPVSQLVPELGASGDAFFQRALSPTLAQRFTSARELAAAFVALVEAGRAGQAATVLVVDDEPDVELLMRQRFRRHVRDGVYRFVFARDGEEALEALRQHPDTHAVLCDLNMPRMDGLTFLSRVGEVDPLVKVVMVSAYGDLPNLRTAMNRGAFDFLVKPVDLDDLESTLAKTVRHVAELRRAVRSTEENALLRMFVHGGIVDRVLPLVRGPGGLAGEQVDATVAFLDVADFTAVTRQHPPESALRRLNANFEVILPELESRGGVVDKFLGDAVMAVFQGEGHVARALDACLAVRQRLQGLAWSGGDASPYAHGVCMGVDTGPVLSGNVGAAGRGRLDHTVLGDVVNTAARLATVAARDQVLVSEALAARLQDAFDCRLAGDRHLPGAGGQALAVREVVARHGSQSASSADRTSEQVAPAVMEAPASPPRPGAFTAKGPT; encoded by the coding sequence CGGCGGTGGCATGGGCGCCATCTGGCGCGCGGTCGACCTGCAGCTCCAGCGGCACGTGGCCCTCAAGCTCATCGCCTCCGACGTCGTGGCGCGCACGCCGGAGGCCCACCGTCACTTCGAACAGGAAGCGCAGGCCGTGGCCCGGCTGCGCCACCCGCACGTGGTGCAGGTGCACGACTCCGGCGTGGACGGTGGCGTGCCGTACATCGTCATGGAGCTGCTGGAGGGCGAGGACCTGGAGACGCGCCTCACCCAGCAGGGGCGCCTGTCCCCGGCCCGCGTGGCCGCGCTCGTCACGCCGGTGGCCCGCGCATTGGCGGCGGCGCACGCGGCGGGGCTCGTCCACCGCGACCTGAAGCCCGCCAACCTCTTCCTCGCCCACGTGGACGGGGAGGAGGTGGTGAAGGTGCTCGACTTCGGGCTCGCGCGCTCGCTCCTCCCCAACGGCGCGCCCGCGCAGGCGGAGGGGCTCACCGGCACGTTGCGCTACATGAGCCCGGAGCAACTGCGCGCGGATCCAGACCTGGACGCGAGAGCGGACCTCTGGTCGCTCGCGGTGGTGCTCTACCGCGCCCTCACCGGCCAGTTCCCCTACGGGGCCGAGTCCGTGGGCGCGCTTCTGCGCGGCGCCTTCCACCCGCCCGCGGTGCCCGTCTCGCAGCTGGTGCCGGAGCTGGGCGCGAGCGGTGACGCCTTCTTCCAGCGCGCCCTGAGCCCGACGCTTGCGCAGCGCTTCACCTCCGCGCGCGAGCTGGCCGCGGCCTTCGTCGCGCTGGTGGAGGCGGGCCGCGCCGGGCAGGCCGCGACGGTGCTGGTGGTGGACGACGAGCCGGACGTGGAGCTGCTCATGCGCCAGCGCTTCCGCCGGCACGTGCGCGACGGCGTCTACCGCTTCGTCTTCGCGCGCGATGGCGAGGAGGCGCTGGAGGCCCTGCGCCAGCACCCGGACACGCACGCGGTGCTGTGCGACCTGAACATGCCGCGCATGGACGGGCTCACCTTCCTGTCGCGCGTGGGTGAGGTGGATCCGCTGGTGAAGGTGGTCATGGTCTCCGCGTACGGCGACCTGCCCAACCTGCGCACGGCGATGAACCGGGGCGCGTTCGACTTCCTCGTGAAGCCGGTGGACCTGGACGACCTGGAGTCCACGCTGGCCAAGACGGTGCGCCACGTGGCGGAGCTGCGCCGCGCGGTGCGCTCCACGGAGGAGAACGCGCTGCTGCGCATGTTCGTGCACGGCGGCATCGTGGACCGGGTGCTGCCGCTGGTGCGCGGCCCGGGCGGGCTCGCGGGCGAGCAGGTGGACGCCACGGTGGCCTTCCTGGACGTCGCGGACTTCACCGCCGTCACCCGCCAGCACCCGCCGGAGTCCGCGCTGCGCCGGCTCAACGCCAACTTCGAGGTCATCCTCCCGGAGCTGGAGTCGCGCGGTGGCGTGGTGGACAAGTTCCTGGGCGACGCCGTGATGGCCGTCTTCCAGGGCGAAGGCCACGTGGCGCGCGCGCTGGACGCCTGCCTCGCGGTGCGGCAGCGGCTGCAGGGCCTGGCGTGGAGCGGCGGTGACGCGTCTCCGTATGCCCACGGCGTCTGCATGGGCGTGGACACCGGGCCGGTGCTGTCCGGCAACGTGGGCGCGGCCGGGCGCGGGCGCCTGGACCACACGGTGCTGGGCGACGTGGTGAACACCGCGGCCCGGCTCGCCACCGTGGCCGCGCGCGACCAGGTGCTGGTGAGCGAGGCGCTGGCCGCACGGCTTCAGGACGCCTTCGACTGCCGGCTCGCCGGGGACCGCCACCTGCCGGGGGCCGGAGGGCAAGCGCTCGCGGTGCGCGAGGTGGTGGCCCGCCACGGCAGCCAGTCCGCGTCCTCCGCGGACCGCACCTCCGAACAGGTGGCCCCCGCCGTCATGGAAGCGCCCGCATCCCCGCCCCGGCCAGGCGCCTTCACGGCCAAGGGGCCCACTTGA
- a CDS encoding penicillin acylase family protein, translating to MSAFTQVLRMLRMLPSAMAVATPGVGPWLARRRWTREEGTLSLPGLHGKVEVLRDTWGVPHIFANDEHDLFFAQGYVHGQDRLWQLEMGRRLVDGRLATLLGPMGLSADRFLRTVGLRHMAEKSWEQVDPEARAILEAYSAGINARIAAEPLPYEFTVMATEPTPWTPVDSLARGNLLAMMLGGNHRIELFRARLVAAVGEEVANALLPQNAPETPLIVPKEARLPGLKDVKAMSGLDSVDAVMGDPNIVSGSNNWVVHGQRTKSGQPLLANDVHIPLSMPSTWYENGLHAGRFQHVGFSLPGVPMLIVGHNGKVAWGMSNLGPDTQDFYIEKLDDPKAPKKYLYQDVWHDLEVRREEIPVKGGAPVVLEVQSTRHGPLMNVVMAEELKDSEPLALKWAHRECQPLINSVLKLNLATDWESFRAAMKLWEGPGQNFVYADTAGNVGYQATGKIPIRQGHQGLIPMPGWTGESEWTGFIPFEELPASFNPPAGYAATANNKITSDDYPHLIAHNWFPGYRAKRITDLIEAGTQHTVESMRDIQAQTYSLPAEALRPYFLAAALPADDTQRQAVEALKAWDLRFEPEAVGATVFQAWYIEVLRKLLQHKLEPSLVKEYLMGQYERHGSLHMPFVIGLMSQPDSAWWDDPKTPEKETRDDILRAALGVATAWLVKTYGPKPEAWAWGQVHQLTYAHQMLGGPAIPGPIRRVFNSGPVPARGDNYSVDGASFLWSHPFKVVHGTALRMIVDLGDLSRSVSIHSPGQSEHLFHKHRDDLMELNRKVEFHPMLHTRQAVEQHREATLTLTPAVALVAK from the coding sequence ATGAGTGCCTTCACCCAGGTCCTGCGCATGCTGCGCATGTTGCCGTCCGCCATGGCCGTGGCCACCCCGGGCGTGGGCCCCTGGCTCGCCCGCCGCCGCTGGACGCGCGAGGAAGGCACGCTCAGCCTGCCCGGCCTGCACGGCAAGGTGGAGGTGCTGCGCGACACGTGGGGCGTGCCGCACATCTTCGCCAACGACGAGCACGACCTCTTCTTCGCCCAGGGCTACGTGCACGGGCAGGACCGGCTGTGGCAGTTGGAGATGGGCCGCCGGCTGGTGGACGGCCGGCTCGCGACCCTGCTGGGCCCCATGGGACTGTCCGCGGACCGGTTCCTGCGCACCGTGGGCCTGCGCCACATGGCCGAGAAGTCCTGGGAGCAGGTGGACCCGGAGGCGCGCGCCATCCTGGAGGCCTACAGCGCGGGCATCAACGCGCGCATCGCCGCGGAGCCGCTGCCCTACGAGTTCACCGTGATGGCCACGGAGCCCACGCCGTGGACGCCCGTGGACTCGCTCGCGCGCGGCAACCTGCTGGCGATGATGCTGGGCGGCAACCACCGCATCGAGCTCTTCCGCGCGCGGCTGGTGGCGGCGGTGGGTGAAGAGGTGGCCAATGCGCTCTTGCCGCAGAACGCGCCGGAGACGCCCCTCATCGTCCCCAAGGAGGCGCGCCTGCCGGGCCTCAAGGACGTGAAGGCGATGTCCGGCCTGGACAGCGTGGACGCGGTGATGGGCGACCCCAACATCGTCTCCGGCAGCAACAACTGGGTGGTGCACGGCCAGCGCACGAAGAGCGGCCAGCCGCTGCTCGCCAACGACGTGCACATCCCCCTGAGCATGCCGTCCACCTGGTACGAGAACGGCCTGCACGCCGGCCGCTTCCAGCACGTGGGCTTCTCCCTGCCCGGCGTGCCCATGCTGATTGTCGGCCACAACGGGAAGGTGGCCTGGGGCATGTCCAACCTGGGGCCGGACACCCAGGACTTCTACATCGAGAAGCTGGACGACCCGAAGGCGCCGAAGAAGTACCTCTACCAGGACGTCTGGCACGACCTGGAGGTGCGCCGCGAGGAGATCCCCGTCAAGGGCGGCGCGCCCGTGGTGCTGGAGGTGCAGAGCACCCGGCACGGCCCGCTGATGAACGTCGTCATGGCGGAGGAGCTGAAGGACAGCGAGCCCCTGGCGCTCAAGTGGGCGCACCGCGAATGCCAGCCGCTCATCAACTCGGTGCTGAAGCTCAACCTGGCGACGGACTGGGAGTCCTTCCGCGCCGCCATGAAGCTCTGGGAGGGGCCGGGCCAGAACTTCGTGTACGCGGACACGGCCGGCAACGTGGGCTACCAGGCGACGGGGAAGATCCCCATCCGCCAGGGCCACCAGGGCCTCATCCCCATGCCGGGCTGGACGGGCGAGTCCGAGTGGACGGGCTTCATCCCCTTCGAGGAGCTGCCCGCGTCCTTCAACCCGCCCGCCGGCTACGCGGCCACGGCGAACAACAAGATTACGTCCGACGACTACCCGCACCTCATCGCGCACAACTGGTTCCCGGGCTACCGCGCGAAGCGCATCACCGACCTGATTGAGGCGGGCACGCAGCACACCGTGGAGTCCATGCGGGACATCCAGGCGCAGACGTACTCGCTGCCCGCGGAGGCGCTGCGCCCCTACTTCCTGGCGGCGGCGCTCCCTGCGGACGACACCCAGCGCCAGGCGGTGGAGGCGCTGAAGGCGTGGGACCTGCGCTTCGAGCCGGAGGCCGTGGGCGCCACGGTGTTCCAGGCCTGGTACATCGAAGTGCTGCGCAAGCTGCTCCAACACAAGCTGGAGCCGTCGCTGGTGAAGGAATACCTGATGGGCCAGTACGAACGGCACGGCAGCCTGCACATGCCCTTCGTCATCGGCCTGATGTCCCAGCCGGACAGCGCCTGGTGGGATGACCCGAAGACGCCGGAGAAGGAGACGCGCGACGACATCCTCCGCGCGGCCCTGGGCGTGGCCACCGCGTGGCTGGTGAAAACGTACGGCCCGAAGCCGGAGGCCTGGGCCTGGGGCCAGGTGCACCAGCTGACCTACGCGCACCAGATGCTGGGCGGGCCCGCCATCCCCGGCCCCATCCGGCGCGTCTTCAACAGCGGCCCGGTGCCGGCCCGGGGTGACAACTACTCCGTGGACGGCGCCTCGTTCCTCTGGAGCCACCCCTTCAAGGTGGTCCACGGCACCGCGCTGCGGATGATTGTCGACCTGGGGGACCTGTCCCGCTCCGTGTCCATCCACTCGCCGGGGCAGTCGGAACACCTGTTCCACAAGCACCGCGACGACCTGATGGAGCTCAACCGCAAGGTGGAGTTCCACCCCATGCTCCACACGCGCCAGGCCGTGGAGCAGCACCGCGAGGCCACGCTGACGCTCACGCCCGCGGTGGCTCTGGTGGCCAAATAA
- a CDS encoding adenylate/guanylate cyclase domain-containing protein: protein MRVILNPGQVDERVVMLPEGTTTIGRTEENGIRVPHPSLSRRHARLERAGGRVVLVDLDSKNGSFVGPHRVSRQELGHGQSFRCGEVWFRLVSLDTPLPDGWGPLRTQPLETRFSGGSSMEALLDTRSPDRTRDKLQVLLKVGQILSSPGPVDGLLERVLQLVFQIWAVDRAAVLLVDRDTGTLEPRVSRGARGGALPERFYSQHIVDYVHSRGVAALFTDAQDDARLVGADSVFRQSIRASLCVPLRTRDAVLGVLYLDSLKQGGLFTDEDLEFLTAFANQAAIALDHAHLARRLEEEAVLRNAYQRFFPPDVVRQLKALRGVPLEVREANVTILFSDITGFTAMSSRLKPRQVVDMLNAYFPVMADVVFRHEGTLEKYIGDALMAVWGAPFARPDDADRAVRAAVEMQQALAALNARWRAEGVPEIQVHIGLNSGPVAAGNIGSERYLQYATVGDATNVAARVCGVARPGEVLITDATRALLDAGAFALEPLAPVRVKGRDEPLSLFRVLG from the coding sequence ATGCGCGTCATCCTCAATCCAGGCCAGGTGGATGAACGGGTGGTGATGCTGCCGGAGGGCACCACCACCATCGGCCGCACCGAGGAGAACGGCATCCGCGTGCCGCACCCCAGCCTGTCGCGGCGCCACGCTCGGCTGGAGCGCGCGGGCGGGCGCGTGGTGCTGGTGGACCTGGACAGCAAGAACGGCAGCTTCGTGGGGCCGCACCGTGTGTCGCGCCAGGAGCTGGGCCACGGCCAGTCCTTCCGCTGCGGCGAGGTGTGGTTCCGGCTGGTGTCGCTGGACACGCCGCTGCCGGACGGCTGGGGCCCGCTGCGCACGCAGCCGCTGGAGACGCGCTTCTCTGGCGGGTCCTCCATGGAGGCGCTGCTCGACACGCGCTCGCCGGACCGCACCCGCGACAAGCTCCAGGTGCTGCTCAAGGTGGGCCAGATTCTGTCCTCCCCGGGGCCGGTGGACGGGCTCCTGGAGCGCGTGCTGCAGCTCGTCTTTCAAATCTGGGCGGTGGACCGGGCGGCGGTGCTGCTGGTGGACCGCGACACGGGGACGCTGGAGCCGCGCGTGTCCCGTGGCGCGAGGGGTGGGGCGCTGCCGGAGCGCTTCTACAGCCAGCACATCGTGGACTACGTGCACTCGCGCGGCGTGGCGGCCCTCTTCACCGACGCGCAGGACGACGCGCGGCTCGTGGGCGCGGACTCCGTCTTCCGCCAGTCCATCCGCGCCTCGCTGTGCGTGCCCCTGCGCACGCGGGACGCGGTGCTGGGCGTGCTGTACCTGGACAGCCTCAAGCAGGGAGGCCTCTTCACCGACGAGGACCTGGAGTTCCTCACCGCCTTCGCCAACCAGGCCGCCATCGCGTTGGACCACGCGCACCTGGCGCGGCGGCTGGAGGAGGAGGCGGTGCTGCGAAACGCCTACCAGCGCTTCTTCCCGCCGGACGTCGTGCGCCAGCTGAAGGCGCTCAGGGGCGTGCCGCTGGAGGTGCGTGAGGCGAACGTCACCATCCTCTTCTCCGACATCACCGGCTTCACCGCCATGTCCTCGCGCCTCAAGCCCCGGCAGGTGGTGGACATGCTCAACGCGTACTTCCCGGTGATGGCGGACGTCGTCTTCCGCCACGAGGGCACGCTGGAGAAGTACATCGGTGACGCGCTGATGGCCGTGTGGGGCGCCCCCTTCGCCCGGCCGGATGACGCGGACCGGGCCGTGCGCGCGGCCGTGGAGATGCAGCAGGCCCTGGCGGCCCTCAACGCCCGCTGGCGGGCGGAAGGCGTGCCGGAGATTCAAGTCCACATCGGGCTCAACTCCGGCCCGGTGGCCGCGGGCAACATCGGCTCGGAGCGCTACCTCCAGTACGCCACCGTGGGAGACGCCACCAACGTCGCGGCCCGCGTATGCGGCGTCGCGCGCCCGGGCGAGGTGCTGATCACCGACGCCACGCGCGCCCTCCTGGACGCGGGCGCCTTCGCGCTGGAGCCGCTGGCCCCGGTGAGGGTGAAGGGCCGCGACGAGCCCCTGTCCCTCTTCCGCGTGCTCGGCTGA